The following coding sequences lie in one Cyanobacterium sp. Dongsha4 genomic window:
- a CDS encoding bifunctional nitrogenase iron-molybdenum cofactor biosynthesis protein NifEN, which translates to MTKPNIAELLNEPGCEHNHKKGNGKHGTNKVCTQQAQPGTAQGGCAFDGASIALVPITDAAHLVHGPIACAGNSWGSRGSLSSDALTYKIGFTTDISENDIIFGGEKKLFKAIAQIIDRYQPPAIFVYSTCVTALIGDDLDAVCKIASQRYSTPVIPVHSPGFVGSKNLGNRLAGESLLDYVIGTAEPEYTTPYDINLIGEYNIAGELWGVLPLFEKVGIRVLSKITGDATYQEICYAHRAKLNVMICSKALINMGRKMEERYGIPYIEESFYGVADMNRCLRNIAQKLGDSALQQRVEDLIAEETVKLDLALAPYRQRLKGKRMVLYTGGVKSWSIISAAQDLGIEVTATSTKKSTEEDKAKIKELLGKDGIAMAKGNAQELLRVIAKTNADLLVAGGRNQYTALKAKIPFLDINQERHKPYSGYVGLIEMAKEFDRVLHTPIWQQVRESPPWKEYQMQTQTKKGFDIDECLKVNLNNNILKNTNIVKSKKPATVNPLKQSAPLGASLAFLGLKNTVPLFHGSQGCTAFAKVLLVRHFREAIPVATTAMNNVSTILGGEDHVEQAILALVEKAKPEMIGLFTTGLTETRGDDMHGILKSIRDRHSELDDLPIIFASTPDYKGGLQDGFALAVQSIVSTDYSQFSSSPIPEEENFNQVTILAGSLLSPGDVAEIKEIVTNFGLKPLVIPDLSNSLDGHLGDDYQTTSAGGTTKASLQQLARSNFTIAIGESMGESAKILQQKYGTNYQVFPRLTGLGVMDKFITLLAKLVNDQNQANSLEIPAIYEHQRRQLQDAILDSHFYVSGKKVCIALEPDLLYQTSWLLKEMGAEIQAVVTTTNAPILKELPINEVIIGDLEDLEDIAKGADLIITNSQGKDLAHRLHIPLYRLGYPIYDRLGNGSRCLVGYRGTMQFLFDVANIFIDLDH; encoded by the coding sequence ATGACTAAGCCAAATATAGCCGAGCTACTTAATGAACCCGGTTGCGAACATAATCACAAAAAAGGAAATGGCAAACATGGCACAAATAAAGTCTGTACCCAACAGGCTCAACCCGGTACTGCTCAAGGAGGCTGTGCTTTTGACGGAGCTTCGATCGCCCTTGTACCTATTACCGATGCAGCGCATTTAGTTCACGGACCCATCGCCTGTGCAGGTAATTCATGGGGTAGTAGAGGAAGTTTGTCTTCTGATGCGTTAACTTACAAAATCGGTTTTACTACCGATATTAGCGAAAATGACATTATCTTCGGTGGTGAAAAGAAATTATTTAAGGCGATCGCACAAATTATTGATCGTTATCAACCTCCAGCTATTTTCGTTTATTCCACCTGTGTAACTGCCTTAATTGGTGACGATTTAGACGCTGTTTGTAAAATCGCTTCGCAAAGATATTCAACTCCTGTTATTCCTGTACATTCCCCCGGTTTTGTCGGTAGCAAAAATTTAGGCAATCGACTAGCTGGAGAGTCTTTATTAGATTATGTCATCGGTACTGCTGAACCTGAATACACCACTCCTTACGATATTAACCTGATTGGAGAATACAATATCGCAGGGGAATTATGGGGCGTTTTACCCCTATTTGAAAAAGTTGGGATTAGAGTATTATCGAAAATTACGGGAGATGCGACTTATCAAGAAATTTGTTATGCCCATCGTGCCAAACTCAATGTCATGATTTGCTCCAAAGCATTGATTAACATGGGGCGAAAAATGGAGGAACGTTACGGGATACCTTATATTGAGGAGTCTTTTTACGGTGTTGCCGATATGAACCGTTGTTTACGCAATATTGCCCAAAAATTAGGGGATTCTGCCTTACAACAACGAGTCGAAGATTTAATCGCCGAAGAAACGGTAAAATTAGATCTTGCCCTTGCCCCTTATCGTCAAAGATTAAAAGGGAAAAGGATGGTTTTATATACGGGTGGTGTCAAAAGTTGGTCAATTATTTCTGCCGCCCAAGATTTAGGCATTGAAGTAACTGCCACTAGCACCAAGAAAAGCACGGAGGAAGATAAAGCCAAAATTAAGGAATTATTAGGCAAAGATGGCATTGCTATGGCAAAAGGCAACGCTCAAGAGTTATTACGGGTAATTGCTAAGACAAACGCTGATTTGCTCGTGGCTGGAGGTAGAAATCAATACACCGCACTGAAAGCCAAAATTCCTTTCCTTGATATTAACCAAGAGCGCCATAAACCATACTCAGGCTATGTTGGTTTAATTGAAATGGCAAAAGAGTTCGATCGAGTTTTGCATACTCCCATTTGGCAACAGGTAAGAGAATCACCCCCTTGGAAGGAGTATCAAATGCAAACACAAACTAAAAAAGGATTTGATATTGACGAATGTTTAAAAGTCAATCTTAATAACAATATCCTCAAAAATACCAATATTGTTAAGTCGAAAAAACCTGCCACTGTTAACCCTTTAAAACAAAGTGCGCCGTTAGGGGCTTCCCTCGCTTTTTTGGGTTTAAAAAACACTGTACCTTTATTTCACGGTTCGCAAGGTTGTACTGCTTTTGCAAAAGTCTTGTTAGTGAGACATTTTCGAGAAGCGATACCTGTGGCAACCACTGCCATGAACAATGTTAGCACCATTTTAGGAGGAGAGGATCACGTTGAACAAGCTATTCTCGCCTTAGTGGAAAAAGCAAAACCTGAGATGATTGGTTTATTTACCACTGGTTTAACGGAAACGAGAGGAGATGATATGCACGGTATCCTTAAGTCTATCCGTGATCGTCATTCTGAGTTGGATGATTTACCGATTATTTTCGCTTCTACCCCTGATTATAAGGGCGGTTTACAAGATGGTTTTGCCTTAGCAGTACAATCCATTGTCAGCACTGATTATAGTCAATTTTCATCATCTCCAATTCCAGAGGAAGAAAACTTCAATCAAGTCACGATTTTAGCCGGTTCTTTGCTCTCACCGGGTGATGTAGCGGAAATTAAGGAAATTGTCACGAATTTTGGCTTAAAACCCTTAGTTATTCCTGATTTATCTAATTCCCTCGATGGACATTTAGGGGATGATTACCAGACTACCAGTGCAGGAGGTACGACAAAAGCTAGTTTACAACAGTTGGCGCGATCGAACTTTACCATTGCCATTGGTGAGAGTATGGGAGAAAGTGCGAAAATTTTACAACAAAAATATGGCACAAATTACCAAGTCTTCCCCCGTCTAACAGGTTTAGGGGTGATGGATAAGTTTATAACTCTACTGGCTAAGTTGGTTAATGATCAAAATCAGGCTAATTCTCTGGAAATACCTGCTATATACGAACATCAACGCCGTCAATTACAGGATGCGATTCTTGACAGTCATTTCTATGTAAGTGGCAAAAAAGTTTGTATTGCCCTTGAGCCAGATTTACTCTATCAAACCAGTTGGTTACTCAAGGAAATGGGTGCAGAAATTCAGGCAGTGGTAACAACCACTAACGCACCTATCTTGAAAGAATTACCTATCAATGAAGTCATCATCGGTGACTTGGAAGATTTAGAGGATATAGCCAAAGGTGCAGATTTAATTATTACCAATTCCCAAGGAAAAGATCTCGCTCATCGCTTACATATTCCCCTTTATCGTCTAGGTTATCCTATTTACGATCGCCTCGGCAATGGTTCTCGTTGCTTAGTGGGTTATCGAGGTACGATGCAGTTTTTATTCGATGTTGCTAATATTTTCATCGATTTAGATCATTAA
- the nifK gene encoding nitrogenase molybdenum-iron protein subunit beta, which translates to MTQENTNNLNTSNVAEAKVQDHFDLFHTDTYQELFEYKRQFEGAHSPEEVARIAEWTKTWDYREKNFAREALTINPAKACQPLGSLFVAAGFEGTLPYSHGSQGCVAYFRSHLTRNFKEPFQAVSSSMTEDAAVFGGLKNMIDGLANSYQLYKPKMIALCTTCMAEVIGDDLGAFIQTSKQEGSIPEDFPVPYAHTPSFVGSHITGYDNMLKGILECLSEGKKQETTNGKYNFNLGFDPYVGNIRELKRILNLFDLDYTILSDNSDTFDAPNTGEFQMYNGLTTLEEAGDSINAEGTFFFQKYTTPKTQEYIGKEWGQQTFNFRPFGIRGTDEFITKLSEITGKPVPQELIDERGRAVDAMNDSQAWIHGKRVALYGDPDHVFGLVNFLLELGAEPVHIVVTNSNPEFEKELQAVLSASPYGKDATIWGKKDLWHLRSLMFTEPVDLLIGNSYGKYLWRDTKTPLVRIGYPIFDRHHLHRYETLGYRGTLNLHNWIINTILDELDRNTIIPAKTDISFDLIR; encoded by the coding sequence ATGACTCAAGAAAATACTAACAATCTCAATACCTCCAATGTAGCAGAGGCAAAAGTTCAAGATCACTTTGATTTATTTCATACCGATACCTATCAAGAATTATTTGAATACAAACGTCAATTTGAAGGTGCGCATAGTCCCGAAGAAGTTGCAAGAATTGCTGAATGGACTAAAACTTGGGATTATCGTGAGAAAAACTTTGCCCGTGAAGCATTAACCATTAACCCTGCTAAAGCCTGTCAACCTTTAGGCTCTTTATTTGTTGCCGCAGGTTTTGAAGGCACGTTACCTTACTCTCATGGTTCACAAGGTTGCGTTGCTTATTTCCGTAGTCACTTAACCCGTAATTTCAAAGAGCCTTTCCAAGCAGTTTCTTCTTCCATGACTGAAGATGCGGCAGTATTTGGCGGTTTGAAAAACATGATTGATGGTTTAGCAAATTCCTATCAACTCTATAAACCCAAAATGATCGCCCTTTGTACTACTTGTATGGCTGAGGTAATTGGTGATGACTTAGGGGCATTTATTCAAACTTCTAAACAGGAAGGCTCTATTCCTGAAGATTTCCCAGTACCTTATGCTCATACTCCTAGCTTTGTGGGTTCTCACATCACAGGCTATGACAATATGCTTAAAGGGATTTTGGAATGTTTAAGCGAAGGTAAAAAACAGGAAACTACCAACGGGAAGTATAACTTTAACTTAGGTTTTGATCCTTATGTAGGCAATATTCGTGAGTTAAAACGCATCTTAAATTTATTTGATCTCGACTATACTATCCTTTCTGATAATTCCGATACTTTTGATGCTCCTAACACTGGTGAGTTTCAAATGTATAATGGTTTGACCACTTTAGAAGAAGCAGGAGATTCAATCAACGCTGAGGGTACTTTCTTCTTCCAAAAATACACCACTCCTAAAACTCAAGAATACATCGGTAAAGAGTGGGGGCAACAAACCTTTAATTTCCGTCCTTTTGGTATTCGTGGCACTGATGAGTTTATTACTAAGTTATCGGAAATCACTGGTAAACCTGTACCTCAAGAATTGATCGATGAAAGAGGAAGGGCGGTGGATGCTATGAATGATTCTCAAGCGTGGATTCATGGTAAACGGGTCGCTTTATATGGTGATCCTGATCATGTGTTTGGTTTAGTTAATTTCTTACTTGAATTAGGTGCTGAACCTGTACATATCGTAGTTACTAACTCTAATCCTGAATTTGAAAAAGAGTTACAAGCTGTTTTGTCTGCTAGTCCTTACGGTAAAGATGCAACTATTTGGGGCAAAAAAGACCTTTGGCACTTACGCAGTTTGATGTTTACTGAGCCTGTTGATCTTTTAATTGGTAACTCCTACGGTAAATATCTCTGGCGTGATACTAAAACTCCTTTAGTTCGCATTGGTTATCCTATTTTCGATCGCCATCATTTACACCGTTATGAAACTCTTGGTTATCGTGGCACTTTGAATCTACATAACTGGATTATCAATACTATCCTTGATGAGCTCGATCGCAATACTATTATCCCTGCGAAAACTGATATTTCCTTCGATTTAATCCGTTAA
- a CDS encoding DUF269 domain-containing protein gives MATQILPLNKSTKLKHPFLQELIRQIRQSDTCNKYKNYTDDMLINQLIIPSNCSINQIFTRAFYQATGVIIERKTGYPTNTFVHLKDKKLSSAVICCGGVIVLSSVIREYLNFACLSLTSLIEYAETIIEYALAKASQYLDISCV, from the coding sequence ATGGCTACTCAAATTTTACCCCTCAATAAATCCACGAAATTAAAGCATCCTTTTTTACAGGAATTAATTAGACAAATTCGTCAATCAGATACTTGTAATAAATATAAAAATTATACCGATGATATGCTGATTAATCAATTAATTATCCCTTCAAATTGTTCTATTAATCAAATTTTTACTAGAGCTTTTTATCAAGCAACAGGAGTAATTATAGAAAGAAAAACAGGTTATCCAACGAATACTTTTGTCCATTTAAAGGATAAAAAACTAAGTTCTGCCGTGATTTGTTGTGGTGGAGTAATTGTTTTATCCTCTGTGATTCGGGAATATTTGAATTTTGCTTGTCTCTCTTTAACAAGTTTGATTGAATATGCCGAAACTATTATTGAGTATGCTTTAGCTAAAGCTAGTCAATATTTGGATATTTCCTGTGTTTAA
- a CDS encoding nitrogen fixation protein NifZ — protein MKLGEIELDREPAFELESKVRVTKKIRNDGTFPGKQLGEVLAKKGDEGYVISIGTYLQTAYIYSVHFLEAGTVVGCLGKELELITEN, from the coding sequence ATGAAACTAGGTGAAATAGAACTCGATCGAGAACCTGCTTTCGAGCTTGAATCAAAAGTTAGAGTTACCAAAAAAATCCGCAATGATGGCACTTTCCCCGGTAAGCAATTAGGCGAAGTTTTAGCCAAGAAAGGAGATGAAGGTTATGTTATTTCCATTGGTACATATCTGCAAACGGCTTATATCTATTCTGTTCATTTTTTAGAAGCTGGAACGGTTGTCGGTTGTTTAGGGAAAGAGCTTGAACTAATTACCGAAAATTAA
- a CDS encoding Mo-dependent nitrogenase C-terminal domain-containing protein, which translates to MFTYTQNHLNSSIRHSKFHLDLLFPIRQWLDAIEVKEIKLARFICRLIPASCPFERSVKLWKLTLHIPPLCKLNPLYNEFVGLRFRALSYLGENEKL; encoded by the coding sequence ATGTTTACCTATACTCAAAATCATCTAAATTCTAGCATTCGTCATTCTAAATTCCATTTAGATCTTCTTTTTCCTATTCGTCAATGGTTAGATGCGATCGAAGTTAAGGAAATCAAACTGGCTCGGTTTATCTGTCGATTAATTCCTGCTAGTTGTCCTTTTGAGCGTAGTGTCAAACTCTGGAAATTGACTTTACATATTCCCCCATTATGTAAACTTAATCCTCTTTATAACGAATTTGTGGGTTTAAGATTTCGCGCTTTGTCTTATTTGGGCGAAAACGAAAAACTGTAG
- the nifD gene encoding nitrogenase molybdenum-iron protein alpha chain, with protein sequence MTTVEEKKDLIKEVLEAYPEKAAKRRAKHLNVQEESKSDCGVQSNKKSVPGVMTTRGCAYAGAKGVVWGPVKDMVHLSHGPVGCGYYSWSGRRNYYIGTTGVDTFGTMQFTSDFQERDIVFGGDKKLAKLIDELEVLFPLSKGTTIESECPIGLIGDDIEAVARKKAKETGKPVIPVRCEGFRGVSQSLGHHIANDTVRDWVLPKADEYRQLPEGFESSPYDVNIIGDYNIGGDAWPSRRLLEAIGLRVICQFSGDGTFNEVVMTPLAKLNLIHCYRSMNYICRYMEEKYEIPWLEYNFFGPTQIAKSLRKIAAQFDETIQEKAEQVIAEHEAEMKAITDKYRPRLEGKKVMMMVGGLRPRHVIPAFDDLGMDVIGTGYEFGHGDDYKRTADYTKDGTIIYDDISGYEFEEFAKQLKPDLIAAGIKEKYVFQKMALPFRQMHSWDYSGPYHGYEGFAVFARDMDLAINNPTWSLINNPWETK encoded by the coding sequence ATGACCACTGTAGAAGAGAAAAAAGATCTAATAAAAGAGGTGCTGGAGGCTTATCCAGAAAAAGCCGCAAAAAGACGGGCAAAACATCTCAATGTTCAAGAAGAAAGTAAATCAGATTGTGGGGTACAATCCAATAAAAAATCTGTACCAGGTGTCATGACTACTCGTGGTTGTGCCTATGCAGGAGCGAAAGGTGTTGTCTGGGGACCTGTTAAAGATATGGTTCACCTCAGTCACGGGCCTGTCGGTTGTGGGTACTACTCTTGGTCTGGTCGCCGTAACTACTATATAGGAACGACGGGAGTTGACACCTTTGGTACAATGCAATTTACCTCCGATTTCCAAGAAAGAGATATTGTTTTCGGTGGTGACAAAAAATTAGCTAAGTTGATTGACGAGTTAGAAGTACTTTTCCCCCTCAGCAAAGGAACTACGATCGAATCTGAGTGTCCTATTGGCTTAATTGGGGATGATATTGAAGCAGTGGCTCGTAAAAAAGCAAAAGAAACAGGAAAGCCCGTTATTCCCGTTCGTTGTGAAGGATTTAGAGGAGTATCCCAATCTTTAGGACACCATATCGCTAATGATACTGTGAGAGATTGGGTTTTACCGAAAGCGGACGAGTATCGTCAATTACCCGAAGGATTTGAATCTAGTCCTTATGATGTCAATATTATTGGTGACTATAACATCGGTGGTGATGCTTGGCCTAGTCGTAGATTATTAGAGGCGATCGGACTTAGAGTAATTTGTCAATTTTCTGGAGATGGTACATTTAACGAAGTGGTAATGACTCCTCTCGCTAAATTAAACCTCATCCACTGCTATCGCTCCATGAACTACATTTGCCGTTACATGGAAGAAAAATACGAAATTCCTTGGTTAGAGTATAACTTCTTTGGACCTACTCAAATTGCTAAATCTCTGCGTAAAATTGCCGCTCAATTTGATGAAACTATCCAAGAAAAAGCGGAACAAGTAATTGCTGAACATGAAGCAGAAATGAAAGCTATTACTGACAAATATCGTCCTCGTCTCGAAGGTAAAAAAGTAATGATGATGGTTGGTGGTTTACGCCCCCGTCATGTTATCCCTGCTTTTGATGATTTAGGAATGGATGTTATTGGCACGGGCTATGAATTTGGTCACGGTGATGACTATAAACGTACAGCCGATTATACCAAAGACGGTACGATCATTTACGACGACATCAGTGGTTATGAATTTGAGGAATTTGCCAAACAATTAAAACCAGACTTAATTGCCGCAGGTATTAAAGAAAAATACGTTTTCCAGAAAATGGCATTACCTTTCCGTCAAATGCACTCTTGGGATTATTCTGGTCCTTATCATGGTTACGAAGGCTTTGCAGTATTCGCTCGTGATATGGATTTAGCCATTAACAACCCCACTTGGAGTTTAATCAACAATCCTTGGGAAACCAAATAA
- the nifX gene encoding nitrogen fixation protein NifX encodes MKVAFATQDNIHINAHFGWAKKVAIYDVYADGYYFLHTVEFTGELKEDGNEDKLLPKIDAVADCKLVYVSAIGSSAASRLLEHNITPLKAPSEEDEIIDVLNDLVKTLGSPPPWLRKALGMKTPDLSFADV; translated from the coding sequence ATGAAAGTTGCTTTTGCTACTCAAGATAACATTCATATAAATGCCCATTTTGGTTGGGCGAAAAAAGTTGCTATCTATGATGTTTATGCCGATGGATATTATTTTTTACATACGGTTGAATTTACTGGTGAACTTAAAGAAGATGGCAACGAAGATAAATTATTACCGAAAATCGATGCTGTTGCTGATTGTAAGTTAGTATATGTATCTGCGATCGGTAGTAGTGCGGCCTCTCGGTTACTAGAACATAATATCACCCCTTTGAAAGCCCCATCAGAGGAGGATGAAATTATCGATGTACTAAACGATTTGGTGAAAACATTGGGTAGTCCCCCTCCTTGGTTACGCAAAGCCTTGGGGATGAAAACTCCTGATTTAAGTTTTGCTGATGTCTAA